A genomic window from Massilia sp. METH4 includes:
- the aroKB gene encoding bifunctional shikimate kinase/3-dehydroquinate synthase AroKB, translating into MGAGKTTIGRLLARKLGMRFVDSDHEIEERTGATIPWIFEIEGEASFRRREAEVIRDLCGQEGIVLATGGGAILNPESRALLQERGTVIYLRAGISSILARTGHDKNRPLLQTADPRKKLEELLAQREPLYLEMARLVVDTGRPNVQSMVQIIINQLDALACQDAPNCTTQAQPTMNEQTNILLNVDLGERSYPISIGPAVLDDAGMLARHVGGRKVAIVTNSTVAPLYLERLSAPLAAAGKEVISVVLEDGEEHKNWASLMQIFDALLANKCDRKTTLIALGGGVIGDLTGFAAASYMRGVDFIQVPTTLLSQVDSSVGGKTGINHPLGKNMIGAFYQPKVVLADTSTLETLPQRELAAGLAEVIKYGPIIDEAFFDWTEANIGKLVARDRAALAYAIARSCEIKADVVRQDEREGGLRAILNFGHTFGHAIEAGMGYGAWLHGEAVGCGMVMAADLSQRLGYIDTATVERIRNVVAAAGLPVKAPDLGTERWLELMEVDKKNEGGAIKFILIKPLGTAIVTTAPHEALLATLAACVE; encoded by the coding sequence ATGGGGGCGGGCAAGACGACGATCGGCCGCCTGCTCGCCCGCAAGCTGGGCATGCGCTTCGTCGATTCCGACCACGAGATCGAGGAGCGCACGGGCGCCACGATTCCATGGATCTTCGAGATCGAGGGCGAAGCCAGCTTCCGGCGCCGCGAGGCCGAGGTGATCCGCGATCTGTGCGGCCAGGAAGGCATCGTGCTGGCCACCGGCGGCGGCGCCATCCTCAATCCCGAATCGCGCGCGCTGCTCCAGGAACGCGGCACCGTCATCTACCTGCGCGCCGGCATCAGCAGCATTCTCGCCCGCACCGGCCACGACAAGAACCGGCCGCTGCTGCAGACGGCCGACCCGCGCAAGAAGCTCGAGGAATTGCTGGCCCAGCGCGAGCCGCTGTACCTGGAGATGGCGCGCCTCGTCGTCGACACCGGCCGACCTAACGTACAATCGATGGTCCAGATCATCATCAACCAGCTGGACGCCCTGGCTTGCCAGGACGCCCCGAACTGTACGACGCAGGCACAACCGACCATGAACGAACAGACCAATATCCTCCTGAACGTGGACCTCGGCGAGCGCAGCTACCCGATCTCGATCGGCCCGGCCGTGCTCGACGATGCCGGCATGCTGGCGCGCCACGTCGGCGGTCGCAAGGTGGCCATCGTCACCAACAGCACCGTCGCGCCGCTGTACCTGGAGCGCCTGTCGGCGCCGCTGGCGGCCGCCGGCAAGGAAGTCATTTCCGTGGTGCTGGAAGACGGCGAGGAACACAAGAACTGGGCCAGCCTGATGCAGATCTTCGATGCGCTGCTGGCCAACAAGTGCGACCGCAAGACCACGCTGATCGCGCTGGGCGGCGGCGTGATCGGCGACCTGACGGGGTTTGCCGCCGCATCCTACATGCGCGGCGTCGATTTCATCCAGGTGCCCACCACCTTGCTGTCGCAAGTCGACTCCTCGGTGGGCGGCAAGACCGGCATCAACCATCCGCTGGGCAAGAACATGATCGGCGCCTTCTACCAGCCGAAGGTGGTGCTGGCCGATACCTCCACGCTGGAGACGCTGCCGCAGCGCGAGCTGGCCGCCGGCCTGGCCGAGGTGATCAAGTACGGCCCGATCATCGATGAAGCGTTCTTCGACTGGACCGAAGCGAACATCGGCAAGCTGGTCGCGCGCGACCGCGCCGCGCTGGCCTACGCGATCGCCCGCTCCTGCGAGATCAAGGCCGACGTGGTGCGCCAGGACGAGCGCGAAGGCGGCCTGCGCGCCATCCTGAACTTCGGCCACACGTTCGGCCACGCGATCGAGGCCGGCATGGGCTACGGCGCCTGGCTGCACGGCGAAGCGGTCGGCTGCGGCATGGTGATGGCGGCGGACCTGTCGCAGCGCCTCGGCTACATCGACACCGCCACCGTGGAGCGCATCCGCAACGTGGTCGCCGCCGCCGGCCTGCCGGTCAAGGCGCCCGACCTGGGCACCGAGCGCTGGCTCGAACTGATGGAAGTCGACAAGAAGAACGAGGGCGGCGCCATCAAGTTCATCCTGATCAAGCCGCTGGGCACGGCCATCGTGACGACGGCGCCGCACGAGGCGCTGCTGGCCACCCTGGCCGCTTGCGTGGAGTAA